In one window of Leptospira sp. GIMC2001 DNA:
- a CDS encoding amidohydrolase, translating into MKISFYQKKIGEKFTSQEKLKISKEKSDFLILPPRLILPLGLNEDNWLANYDNYLDQILELSETYKGVILGGTLLRKDSRGKRVESVPIVQGVNLIDHYDLVKPSISSAVAGDSETIFIMAGVRFAIITGNEIDDSEFLNDIKSKGIQTIFVLESNITNRTYEEELEYFSDIAKKYSFNIFRVCGYNQMGKILGRSLVATPTGIHWKVGKMEEFNDILKTIHFAQANPFL; encoded by the coding sequence ATGAAAATAAGTTTTTACCAAAAGAAAATTGGTGAGAAATTTACTTCTCAGGAAAAATTAAAAATTTCCAAAGAAAAGTCAGATTTTCTCATCCTTCCCCCTCGCCTAATTCTTCCATTAGGACTAAATGAAGACAATTGGCTTGCTAACTATGATAATTATTTAGATCAGATATTGGAATTGTCAGAGACCTACAAAGGTGTGATTCTTGGAGGAACCCTACTTCGTAAGGACAGCCGTGGCAAAAGAGTTGAGTCTGTTCCTATAGTTCAAGGTGTGAATCTTATCGATCATTATGATTTGGTCAAACCGTCAATTTCTTCTGCAGTGGCTGGAGATAGTGAAACGATATTTATTATGGCAGGCGTTCGGTTTGCGATCATAACAGGCAATGAAATTGATGATTCTGAATTTTTAAATGATATCAAATCCAAAGGAATTCAGACAATTTTTGTTTTGGAAAGTAATATTACGAATAGAACTTATGAAGAGGAATTAGAATATTTCTCAGATATTGCTAAGAAATATTCTTTCAATATTTTTAGAGTATGTGGCTACAATCAAATGGGGAAAATTTTGGGACGAAGCTTAGTTGCAACTCCAACTGGTATTCATTGGAAAGTCGGCAAAATGGAAGAGTTTAACGACATTTTGAAGACCATCCATTTTGCTCAAGCGAATCCATTTCTATAA
- a CDS encoding AAA family ATPase, with the protein MTTFKTESYVLSPALEEAVQVAEITSRPLLLRGEPGTGKTLLAEHIATKQSLPLFSWNVKSISQAKEGLYFYDAVSRLNDSRFATEEAANRVKDIENYIRMGALGQAFEYGKCLVLIDEIDKADIEFPNDLLLELDRMQFDITETGKTIKAKIRPLTIITSNNEKELPDAFLRRCIFHYIEFPSKEFMLTIVESHFPDLDKKFMSRALDLFYHIRSRDELKKKPSTSELLDWIKVLLHMGASLDEGTIPYPGTLLKNEEDYRIFHS; encoded by the coding sequence ATGACGACATTTAAAACTGAATCCTATGTCCTTTCACCTGCTCTAGAAGAAGCAGTTCAAGTTGCAGAAATTACAAGCAGACCTCTACTTTTACGTGGAGAGCCAGGAACTGGCAAGACTTTACTTGCCGAACATATTGCAACAAAGCAATCTCTACCTCTTTTTAGCTGGAATGTCAAATCGATCTCTCAAGCTAAAGAAGGTCTATATTTCTATGACGCAGTTTCTAGATTAAATGACTCAAGGTTTGCGACCGAAGAAGCTGCCAATCGGGTAAAGGATATAGAAAATTATATTCGAATGGGAGCTTTGGGACAAGCCTTCGAATATGGAAAATGTCTAGTCTTAATTGATGAGATTGACAAAGCAGATATTGAGTTTCCGAACGATTTGTTACTTGAATTGGATCGAATGCAGTTCGATATCACAGAAACTGGCAAAACAATCAAAGCGAAGATACGCCCACTTACAATTATAACTTCAAATAACGAAAAAGAATTACCAGATGCTTTCTTAAGAAGATGTATTTTTCATTATATTGAATTTCCGAGCAAAGAATTTATGTTAACTATTGTTGAATCTCATTTCCCGGACTTGGACAAAAAGTTCATGTCACGAGCACTAGATTTATTTTATCATATTCGAAGCCGGGATGAACTAAAGAAGAAACCAAGCACAAGTGAATTACTTGACTGGATCAAAGTACTTTTACATATGGGTGCTAGTTTGGATGAGGGAACCATTCCATATCCTGGGACATTGCTAAAGAACGAAGAGGATTACAGGATTTTTCATTCTTAA
- a CDS encoding SpoIIE family protein phosphatase, with the protein MSQKNKNIKKGSSLRIQIGLLYTILAFVNIVFFSVMIFENQSDLLVRSFKFQSENLANTVQNDLSNAQIRIQKNTEQSAIIDRLRLYEIDNFRIYDKKGTEVYRYPNEINYIQKIEPNELQLKIQSVGIGDSGSIFKSRYNLELNQNDFSVSAFIPFIDADKSELYLETDVKLSGIQERLNQIYVFMALATSWGILFHVLFAIFVYRVIFKRLEILKSTSEKMAEGELSSRAEWEFKRSDELDSLGLSFNSMAEKIEETVNTVTRLNKEINLELTIGKEVQELFLPKLKKYKKFSLGLLYRPMREVSGDIYQCFHIENKELNKEDYCFFLADASGHGISAALVTVVIAMFLEAVLRETNDADKTIQKLSELMGSRLQASFFATSVFLNINKDNVLTICNGGHNSPYIIRKKNSEFIRIESSGPPLGMAEDHNYSLETFQLEPGDRIFLYTDGLVETQGREGNQFGLERSLDLIRKNLSKSNQEIVDILNTELNDFALEFKDDVSVLIIEIPE; encoded by the coding sequence TTGAGCCAAAAAAACAAAAATATTAAAAAAGGTTCATCCCTCAGAATTCAAATAGGTCTACTCTATACAATTCTCGCTTTTGTGAATATCGTTTTTTTTTCTGTCATGATATTTGAGAACCAATCAGACCTTTTGGTACGATCATTTAAGTTTCAATCTGAAAATTTGGCGAATACAGTACAAAATGACCTATCAAATGCACAGATTCGAATTCAAAAAAACACGGAACAGTCTGCTATAATTGATAGATTACGTTTATATGAAATCGATAATTTCCGAATCTACGATAAAAAAGGTACTGAAGTGTATCGATATCCAAACGAAATTAATTATATTCAGAAAATTGAACCAAATGAACTTCAATTAAAAATTCAGTCGGTAGGAATTGGAGATTCAGGATCAATTTTTAAATCGAGATACAATCTAGAACTCAATCAAAATGATTTTTCAGTATCAGCTTTCATTCCATTTATTGATGCAGATAAATCAGAACTCTATCTGGAAACCGATGTAAAACTCTCAGGAATCCAAGAGCGTCTCAATCAAATCTATGTTTTTATGGCTCTTGCGACGAGCTGGGGAATTTTATTTCATGTATTATTCGCGATTTTTGTATATAGAGTCATTTTTAAAAGATTAGAAATTCTCAAATCCACATCCGAGAAAATGGCAGAAGGAGAATTATCATCTAGAGCTGAATGGGAATTCAAAAGATCAGATGAGTTAGATAGCCTCGGACTTTCTTTCAATTCTATGGCAGAGAAAATTGAAGAAACAGTAAATACAGTTACTCGCCTCAATAAAGAAATCAACTTAGAACTAACAATTGGTAAAGAAGTACAAGAACTATTTCTTCCTAAACTCAAAAAATATAAAAAATTTTCTTTAGGATTGCTGTATCGTCCAATGAGAGAAGTAAGTGGCGATATTTACCAATGCTTCCATATAGAAAATAAAGAACTTAATAAAGAAGATTATTGCTTTTTTCTTGCAGATGCATCCGGACACGGTATAAGTGCAGCACTTGTTACGGTAGTAATTGCCATGTTTTTAGAAGCTGTTTTACGAGAAACAAACGACGCTGATAAGACAATCCAAAAATTGAGTGAATTGATGGGATCTCGCCTCCAAGCATCTTTTTTTGCAACAAGTGTATTTCTAAATATTAACAAAGACAATGTATTAACAATTTGTAATGGAGGACACAACTCACCATATATAATTCGTAAAAAAAATTCTGAATTTATACGAATTGAGAGTTCTGGTCCACCATTAGGAATGGCTGAAGATCATAATTATAGTCTAGAGACATTCCAATTAGAACCAGGAGATCGAATATTCTTATATACGGATGGATTAGTTGAGACTCAAGGAAGAGAAGGGAATCAATTTGGCTTGGAAAGAAGTCTAGATTTGATAAGAAAAAACCTTAGCAAATCCAATCAAGAAATAGTCGATATTCTTAATACAGAATTAAATGATTTCGCTCTAGAATTTAAAGATGATGTATCCGTTCTAATAATTGAGATTCCAGAATAA
- a CDS encoding lipoprotein signal peptidase, giving the protein MTKFFDKDFLDVYKPQYIAAILAGTIVDLVTKYWVIMAYSPYESQEVIGSLFRMSLTFNTGFVFGLFQDNALPSLLATGVAIVFLIGYRWKNSELGNPWGWNLVMAGAFGNFIDKFFVKMPPGGGIKFGFSPGPGEFIGVVDFLDFDWPNFLLFSRWPAFNVADSCVSVGLVILIITMKVEEEKK; this is encoded by the coding sequence TTGACTAAATTTTTCGACAAAGATTTCTTGGATGTTTACAAACCACAATATATAGCAGCAATACTTGCTGGAACGATTGTAGATTTGGTAACAAAATATTGGGTCATCATGGCATATTCTCCCTATGAGTCTCAGGAAGTAATTGGAAGTTTGTTTCGCATGTCACTTACTTTCAATACCGGATTTGTGTTTGGACTTTTCCAAGACAATGCGCTTCCATCACTCTTAGCAACGGGGGTTGCAATTGTTTTTCTGATCGGTTATCGTTGGAAAAATAGTGAACTGGGAAATCCTTGGGGTTGGAACCTAGTCATGGCAGGTGCATTTGGAAATTTTATAGATAAATTCTTCGTAAAGATGCCTCCTGGTGGTGGAATCAAGTTTGGATTCTCACCCGGTCCAGGCGAATTCATAGGAGTCGTTGACTTTCTTGACTTTGATTGGCCCAACTTTTTACTTTTTAGTAGATGGCCCGCCTTCAATGTCGCAGACTCATGCGTGAGCGTAGGTTTGGTGATATTGATTATTACCATGAAAGTTGAAGAAGAAAAAAAATAA